One Methanoculleus sp. 7T genomic window carries:
- a CDS encoding DegT/DnrJ/EryC1/StrS family aminotransferase: MQVPLFQIFWNDGDIEKIGDVIKRGMFWTTGPDVERFERAICDYIGAGYCTTFNSGTSALHAGLLAHGIRGGDEVIVPSFTFIATANAPLMVGAKPVFADINRENLGLDPEDVQERITEKTKAIIPVHYGGCPCSIEALREIAADHNLLLFEDAAEAFGAGVRGARVGTFGDLAMFSFCQNKVITTGEGGAIVTDSKDLDERLRLIRSHGRQEHGNYFSSSECADYVGLGFNFRMPDILAGLGLSQLENVDKIIGMRRRCAECYRQELSGISWIEVPETPPGDFNVYQLFSVLVDGAGMTRDDVIKQLQNFNIASKVYFSPVHLTRYYRDTFGYTGGELPVTEEIAGKVLSLPMYPTLQRPEIAYIAHVLRNMGG; the protein is encoded by the coding sequence GTGCAGGTACCACTTTTCCAGATATTCTGGAACGACGGCGATATCGAAAAGATCGGGGATGTGATCAAGCGGGGTATGTTCTGGACGACCGGCCCTGATGTCGAGAGATTCGAAAGAGCAATCTGCGATTATATCGGCGCGGGATACTGCACGACGTTCAACTCCGGCACTTCCGCACTTCACGCCGGGCTCTTGGCTCATGGAATTCGTGGGGGCGATGAAGTCATCGTCCCCTCGTTCACCTTCATCGCGACCGCGAACGCACCGCTCATGGTGGGCGCAAAACCGGTCTTCGCAGATATCAACAGAGAGAACTTGGGGTTGGACCCGGAAGATGTGCAGGAGCGGATCACCGAAAAGACAAAAGCGATCATTCCCGTTCATTACGGTGGATGCCCGTGCTCGATTGAAGCGTTGCGCGAGATCGCCGCAGATCACAACCTCCTCCTCTTCGAAGATGCGGCAGAAGCGTTCGGAGCCGGAGTGCGGGGCGCAAGGGTCGGAACCTTTGGAGATCTGGCTATGTTCAGTTTCTGCCAGAACAAGGTCATCACGACCGGAGAGGGAGGCGCCATCGTCACAGACTCAAAGGACCTTGACGAACGGTTGAGGCTGATCCGGTCTCACGGGCGGCAGGAGCACGGTAACTACTTCTCCTCGTCGGAATGCGCGGATTACGTCGGTTTAGGATTCAACTTCAGGATGCCGGATATTCTGGCGGGTCTCGGGTTGAGCCAACTGGAGAATGTCGATAAGATCATTGGGATGAGACGCCGCTGTGCAGAGTGCTACAGGCAGGAACTATCGGGAATCAGTTGGATCGAGGTTCCGGAGACTCCTCCGGGGGACTTCAACGTATACCAACTCTTCTCGGTCCTGGTCGACGGGGCCGGCATGACCAGGGACGACGTCATTAAACAGTTACAGAACTTCAACATAGCATCAAAGGTGTACTTCTCCCCGGTTCACCTGACGCGCTACTACCGAGATACGTTCGGATATACCGGAGGGGAACTGCCCGTCACCGAGGAGATCGCCGGGAAGGTGCTCAGCCTGCCGATGTATCCGACCCTGCAACGCCCCGAGATCGCTTACATCGCGCATGTGTTGCGGAACATGGGGGGTTGA
- a CDS encoding PEGA domain-containing protein, with the protein MKLLLGAVLIVSLAHVAGAATMTVAASDSSAAARASADYLCDGVNDQQEIQAALNALPATGGEVVLTEGTFRCTGNLAPKAHSTLRGQGDSKTSLVFTNSARILVDKEYVTLEDFSVSGKGYTVNPWGGVITVRASHAAVRDITGTADSSIQGVFYVISEADSGYRQQITDLEFTRCKAIDPGTYGFLMSASEYKTIKDVVFTECEAINCGRYSRYDPWVTGFDFAEQNDLENVEIVRCRAEGSWEAGFHFETMPNKVNVRLIDCISNNNAQIQKVTGTEPSFGSGYLVSKDISCINCTSENNFIGFLCSSGGNTIEGCSDVGSDYGFSIVGTSSLKIVSTSLAGEARPVQIRSGSANLLLDGLKITSGGSTGSNPGINVESSVARADSILVKDSSIQGYRYGVYNGAPAKVQVQNVAVSGASTPFVNCAILSTPTPTPTPKPTPTPTPTPTPTPTPTPTPTPTPTPTLTPTPTPTPVSEPTASVRFTSFPSGAAIYLDGKYVGATPATIPGITMGTHAVEMKKDGYQPWTWTLRVTEAWTAQTFSFNPTLNPAPTAKPDLVVTDIAWVPANPESGDAVTLRATIKNQGPVATPAGVKHGVLFTFDDGAAGPAVWSDTHTDAIAPGAWVTVTANGGSAGATWKATLGTHTVKAQVDDVNRIAESDETNNVRSEQITVTGAEQTPEPTASVRFTSFPSGAAIYLDGKYVGATPATIPGITMGMHAVEMKKDGYQPWTWTLRVTEAWTAQTFSFNPTLERA; encoded by the coding sequence ATGAAACTATTACTGGGAGCTGTGCTCATCGTCAGCTTGGCCCACGTTGCCGGGGCGGCCACTATGACCGTGGCCGCAAGCGACAGCAGTGCCGCTGCCAGAGCATCGGCCGACTACCTCTGCGACGGGGTGAACGACCAGCAGGAGATTCAGGCGGCCCTCAACGCCCTTCCTGCCACCGGTGGAGAGGTTGTTTTGACCGAAGGCACCTTCCGGTGCACAGGGAACCTTGCACCCAAAGCTCATTCGACGCTGCGGGGGCAGGGCGATTCGAAGACATCGCTTGTCTTTACAAACAGCGCCCGTATCCTGGTCGACAAGGAGTACGTCACGCTGGAAGACTTTTCAGTCTCCGGTAAAGGCTACACCGTCAACCCATGGGGCGGGGTTATCACCGTCAGGGCGAGCCACGCTGCTGTGCGCGATATCACCGGGACTGCCGACAGTTCGATTCAAGGCGTATTTTACGTGATAAGCGAAGCCGACAGCGGGTATCGCCAGCAGATCACCGACCTTGAATTCACCAGATGCAAGGCGATCGACCCCGGCACATACGGGTTCCTTATGAGCGCCTCCGAGTACAAGACCATCAAGGATGTCGTCTTCACCGAATGCGAGGCTATCAACTGCGGCCGGTACAGCCGGTACGACCCCTGGGTCACCGGGTTCGACTTTGCCGAACAGAACGATCTCGAGAACGTCGAGATAGTTCGGTGCCGTGCAGAGGGCAGTTGGGAGGCCGGGTTCCACTTTGAGACCATGCCAAACAAGGTCAATGTCCGGCTTATCGACTGCATCAGCAACAACAACGCACAGATACAGAAAGTCACCGGCACTGAGCCGAGCTTTGGTTCTGGGTACCTGGTGAGCAAGGATATCTCGTGCATCAATTGTACTTCGGAGAACAACTTCATCGGGTTCCTCTGCTCTTCGGGTGGAAACACGATTGAGGGGTGTTCCGACGTAGGTTCCGACTATGGTTTCAGCATCGTAGGTACGTCGAGCCTGAAGATCGTCTCGACTTCGCTCGCCGGAGAGGCACGGCCGGTCCAGATTCGGAGCGGTTCCGCAAATCTTCTCCTGGACGGCCTGAAGATCACCTCGGGCGGCAGCACCGGGTCCAACCCCGGAATCAATGTCGAGTCGAGCGTTGCACGGGCGGACTCGATTCTGGTGAAAGACTCGAGCATCCAGGGATACCGCTACGGCGTGTATAACGGTGCACCGGCCAAAGTGCAGGTCCAGAACGTCGCTGTCAGCGGGGCCTCGACTCCGTTTGTCAACTGCGCGATTCTCTCCACGCCTACACCGACGCCAACACCAAAACCAACTCCGACACCTACGCCAACGCCTACACCCACACCAACTCCAACACCAACTCCAACACCAACTCCAACACCAACACTAACACCCACACCGACACCGACGCCCGTATCCGAACCGACGGCATCCGTCCGGTTCACCTCCTTCCCATCTGGGGCCGCAATCTACCTTGACGGCAAGTATGTGGGCGCCACCCCCGCCACAATCCCGGGGATCACCATGGGCACGCACGCCGTGGAGATGAAGAAGGACGGCTACCAGCCCTGGACCTGGACACTCCGGGTAACCGAGGCCTGGACGGCGCAGACGTTCAGCTTCAACCCGACGCTGAACCCTGCTCCGACGGCAAAGCCGGACCTTGTGGTGACCGATATCGCTTGGGTTCCGGCAAACCCGGAATCAGGCGATGCGGTGACGCTTCGGGCCACGATCAAGAACCAGGGGCCCGTTGCCACACCTGCGGGTGTGAAACACGGCGTCCTCTTCACGTTCGATGACGGGGCCGCCGGACCAGCGGTCTGGTCCGACACCCACACCGACGCGATTGCGCCGGGTGCCTGGGTGACGGTGACCGCGAACGGCGGTTCGGCCGGCGCAACCTGGAAGGCAACCCTCGGCACTCACACCGTGAAGGCTCAGGTAGACGATGTCAACCGGATCGCCGAGAGCGACGAGACCAACAACGTCCGCAGCGAGCAGATCACGGTTACCGGGGCAGAACAGACGCCCGAACCGACGGCATCCGTCCGGTTCACCTCCTTCCCGTCAGGGGCCGCAATCTACCTTGACGGCAAGTATGTGGGCGCCACCCCCGCCACAATCCCGGGGATCACCATGGGCATGCACGCCGTGGAGATGAAGAAAGACGGCTACCAGCCTTGGACCTGGACACTCCGGGTGACCGAGGCCTGGACGGCACAGACGTTCAGCTTCAACCCGACATTGGAGCGGGCCTAA
- a CDS encoding glycosyltransferase family 4 protein encodes MRICYLATWTASTEKMAKYFAKRGNEVHFITFDDPMYDYDPEEVLVHDLRKSGRWPIHRKLLNSILYRTIRARREINRIQPDIIHSHYATEYGIIGLLLRRHPFVLSVWGSDVLIDLKGRMGPLILQVLRAADHVHCDGRNTYQAVIEQGILPPKVSLIYFGVDTENFRPNSPDEGRPREEGNPVKRIISTRMHRPIYDVGTLIEAIPLVLKEYPDAQFTVVGGGPLRETLMDTAKKAGIDGVTDFPGVVHNKDLPHLLNAADIYVSTSLSDSGLAISTAEAMACGLPVIITDFGDNANWVEENKNGFVIPARSPKALAEKIVYLCKHPLERERIGKNNWLKMSEEYNYYREMEKIAAVYSYLMNGGGK; translated from the coding sequence ATGAGGATCTGCTATCTCGCCACGTGGACCGCGAGCACCGAGAAAATGGCAAAATATTTTGCAAAGAGGGGAAACGAGGTCCATTTCATAACATTCGACGACCCGATGTACGACTACGACCCCGAAGAAGTTTTGGTGCACGACCTGCGCAAGTCCGGGAGATGGCCGATACATCGCAAACTGCTCAATTCGATCCTCTATCGGACAATCAGAGCACGGCGAGAGATTAACAGGATTCAACCGGATATCATCCACTCGCATTACGCTACAGAATACGGCATCATCGGTTTGCTCTTGAGGAGGCACCCGTTCGTCCTGTCGGTATGGGGTTCTGATGTCCTGATCGACCTCAAAGGCCGGATGGGCCCCCTTATCCTTCAAGTTCTCAGGGCCGCAGACCATGTCCACTGCGACGGGAGAAATACATACCAGGCGGTTATCGAGCAGGGGATCCTCCCGCCGAAGGTGTCGCTCATCTATTTCGGGGTGGATACGGAAAATTTCAGGCCGAACTCGCCCGACGAAGGGCGGCCGAGAGAGGAGGGCAACCCCGTAAAGCGGATCATCAGCACTAGGATGCACCGCCCAATCTACGACGTCGGCACACTTATCGAGGCCATCCCGCTTGTTCTCAAGGAGTACCCGGATGCACAGTTTACTGTCGTGGGAGGCGGACCTTTGAGGGAGACCCTCATGGATACCGCAAAGAAAGCGGGCATCGACGGGGTAACCGATTTCCCCGGCGTTGTCCACAACAAAGACCTGCCGCATCTGCTCAACGCTGCAGACATCTACGTCTCGACGTCGCTCTCGGACTCGGGCCTCGCCATCAGCACCGCAGAGGCGATGGCATGCGGCCTGCCCGTGATCATCACGGACTTCGGGGATAACGCGAACTGGGTTGAGGAGAACAAGAACGGATTTGTCATACCGGCCCGCTCCCCAAAGGCGCTGGCGGAGAAGATCGTCTACCTCTGCAAGCACCCGCTGGAGCGAGAGCGGATCGGGAAGAATAACTGGCTCAAGATGTCGGAGGAGTACAACTACTACAGAGAGATGGAGAAAATCGCTGCTGTATACTCGTATTTAATGAACGGAGGGGGAAAATGA
- a CDS encoding dTDP-glucose 4,6-dehydratase translates to MKVLITGGAGFVGSHLCDTYTKRGDTVLCLDNFLNGNLTNIRHLLTYRNFKLINGDIKNFDLLEKLMRDVDAVIHLAAQIHVDRSIIEPRLTYETNVLGTQNVLEVARMYDVGKVIHASTSEVYGSAQYSPMDEAHPLNAPHPYGASKIAADRMCYAYINTYGMNIAVVRPFNIYGSHQKDSGYGGAISIFIRRVLNGSPPIIYGDGSQTRDYTYIYDIVRAYDILLNYEGTLTEPINFGTGTEIKIIDLANTIIDLCGKEIEPVHVDPRPGEVQRLIADISKARGLGWKPEYSISRGLEELVDWYRNYRFEEWTKPR, encoded by the coding sequence ATGAAGGTACTGATCACCGGCGGCGCAGGCTTTGTCGGGTCGCATCTCTGCGATACGTACACGAAACGAGGAGATACCGTCCTGTGCCTGGACAACTTCCTGAACGGCAACCTGACCAACATCCGGCACCTGCTCACGTACCGGAACTTCAAACTGATTAATGGGGATATCAAGAACTTTGATCTGCTGGAAAAACTGATGCGGGATGTGGATGCCGTCATTCATCTGGCAGCGCAGATACATGTCGACCGCTCCATCATAGAACCGAGACTAACCTATGAAACAAACGTTCTCGGGACGCAGAACGTGCTTGAGGTGGCCCGGATGTACGATGTCGGGAAGGTAATCCATGCCTCCACAAGCGAAGTCTACGGCTCCGCCCAGTACTCTCCGATGGATGAAGCGCACCCACTAAACGCACCGCATCCCTACGGAGCAAGCAAAATCGCGGCAGACCGGATGTGCTATGCATACATCAACACCTACGGGATGAACATCGCCGTCGTCCGGCCGTTCAACATCTACGGTTCGCACCAAAAGGACTCCGGGTACGGGGGGGCAATCTCCATCTTCATCCGGAGGGTGCTCAACGGGAGCCCGCCGATCATCTATGGTGACGGAAGCCAGACAAGAGATTATACCTACATATACGACATTGTGCGGGCATACGACATCCTCCTCAACTATGAGGGGACGCTGACGGAACCGATCAATTTCGGGACGGGCACCGAGATCAAGATCATCGATCTCGCGAATACAATCATCGATCTCTGCGGGAAAGAGATCGAGCCGGTCCATGTGGACCCAAGACCCGGAGAAGTGCAGCGGCTCATCGCCGACATCTCGAAGGCCAGAGGATTGGGCTGGAAGCCCGAGTACTCGATCAGCCGGGGGCTCGAAGAACTCGTCGACTGGTATAGGAACTATCGGTTTGAAGAGTGGACAAAACCACGCTAG
- a CDS encoding glycosyl hydrolase family 28-related protein — protein sequence MTAKPHLGGRGRRIIIAVAIILAVICVAVLVIYFHPLRPVPPPPPPFPPVTPLPTTPVVPPEVPGPTIVVAASDSSPVSKTRADVRCDGTDDQRDIQSAFDALPPSGGTVTLTEGTFNCAGSIYPRTNTMLQGEGPDATYLKFSRNGRLNVSQESVTLYNFYVEGTGYSDTETDRWLGVITLYASHAKVLAVEGTADASTQAVFLLLHDPSIYAPTLKDVEFVNCKAVDTGTYGFLHNAWGTANKVITDVRYENCAAINCGRYGAFNQWVTGFDFAELNDIEGLRVKNCYAEGNLESGFHFEWDPEKRDCILENCISKNNGQKPYPTTPDFKDYFGCGYYAPRGDITFIDCYSEGNSRHGFYATNGGKLYNCVDRGVGAGKTDYRIIQPASFYAAPTRSVAPSLVLENCSSIDSNGYGLQIDLASDVWIRNFHLENPAGIDGKATNLGGSHGGPLANSVINIYASGDRAETLIWARNNENVEYSGQIVSDAAKPFVIEGDRTRKVRIKDMEIVSASLAPYTNGVVLTNTVPAGAVTFENVAVVPGGR from the coding sequence ATGACAGCGAAACCGCATCTCGGAGGCAGAGGCAGGCGCATCATCATTGCCGTCGCAATCATACTGGCCGTAATCTGTGTCGCCGTGCTGGTCATCTACTTCCATCCGCTGCGACCGGTTCCCCCGCCTCCTCCTCCATTCCCACCGGTTACCCCGCTGCCCACGACGCCGGTTGTGCCCCCGGAGGTGCCCGGGCCGACGATCGTTGTCGCGGCAAGCGACAGCAGCCCTGTATCGAAAACCCGAGCCGACGTCAGATGCGACGGCACCGACGATCAACGCGATATCCAATCTGCGTTCGATGCACTGCCCCCGTCGGGCGGCACGGTTACTCTGACCGAAGGCACGTTCAATTGCGCCGGGAGCATCTACCCTCGCACAAACACCATGCTCCAAGGGGAAGGGCCGGACGCGACGTACCTCAAGTTCAGCCGGAACGGACGGCTCAACGTATCCCAAGAATCAGTCACGCTCTATAACTTCTATGTCGAGGGCACCGGCTACTCGGATACCGAGACCGATCGCTGGCTCGGCGTGATCACCCTCTATGCGAGCCATGCAAAGGTTCTGGCCGTCGAGGGAACTGCCGATGCGAGTACTCAAGCGGTCTTCCTCCTGCTCCACGACCCGAGCATCTATGCACCGACGCTCAAGGATGTCGAGTTCGTCAATTGCAAGGCTGTGGATACCGGGACATACGGGTTCCTCCACAACGCCTGGGGAACGGCGAACAAGGTGATCACGGATGTCCGCTACGAAAACTGCGCTGCGATCAACTGCGGCCGGTACGGAGCGTTCAACCAGTGGGTGACCGGATTCGACTTTGCGGAGTTAAACGACATCGAGGGGCTCCGGGTGAAGAACTGCTATGCCGAGGGCAACCTCGAGTCCGGGTTCCACTTCGAGTGGGATCCCGAGAAGAGGGACTGCATCCTTGAGAACTGCATCAGTAAGAACAACGGGCAGAAGCCCTACCCGACCACGCCCGACTTCAAGGACTACTTCGGGTGCGGCTACTACGCTCCTCGGGGCGACATCACCTTCATCGACTGCTACTCGGAGGGAAACAGCCGGCACGGGTTCTATGCCACCAACGGCGGCAAACTCTACAACTGCGTCGACCGAGGCGTCGGCGCCGGGAAGACCGATTACCGGATTATCCAACCGGCATCGTTCTACGCCGCCCCGACCCGGTCGGTGGCTCCGTCCTTGGTGCTTGAGAACTGCTCAAGCATCGACTCGAACGGCTACGGCCTTCAGATCGACCTCGCAAGCGACGTCTGGATACGAAACTTCCACCTGGAGAATCCGGCCGGGATCGACGGGAAGGCGACAAACCTTGGCGGGTCGCACGGAGGGCCGCTCGCCAACTCCGTGATAAACATCTACGCGTCCGGCGACCGGGCGGAGACACTGATCTGGGCCAGAAACAACGAGAACGTCGAGTACTCGGGCCAGATCGTCTCTGATGCCGCAAAGCCGTTTGTGATCGAGGGTGATCGCACCCGGAAGGTCCGGATCAAGGATATGGAGATCGTCTCCGCAAGTCTTGCGCCTTACACCAACGGCGTAGTCCTCACAAATACGGTGCCTGCCGGTGCGGTGACGTTTGAGAATGTGGCGGTCGTTCCGGGAGGTCGGTGA
- a CDS encoding polysaccharide deacetylase family protein has protein sequence MVASEEMLTPGMAQENPALWDLFTGKEEYDPAVVDRFGRVPPNACGSEDFFAPLVSQYLIERGCEFEYPDGQPFAVCLTHDIDHIYQSLLEKGLTAAAAIRDGRFQSALQTIRQIQNRRHPWCNLRAIAEIEERYGARSSFFILALDPADQDYTYDASDLESDLGEIADEGWGVGLHGGYLASNGLEGLLNDKRRLEKILGKPVLGYRAHNLRFKVPETWELLAKAGFRYDTTYGHAGRAGFRNGMCHPFRPFNLNTGRFVDIMELPLAIMDRTCLTYLQLDARTTYDLAVRLIDTVAACRGVLTILWHNTTMDGALVGAYEKILQHCSERGAWITSGEEICSWWQKQGTCPSPQKEQSSTPRRTYSPQPPVHSGAAGQ, from the coding sequence ATGGTTGCGAGTGAGGAGATGCTCACCCCCGGCATGGCACAGGAAAATCCCGCATTATGGGACCTGTTTACCGGAAAAGAAGAGTATGACCCGGCGGTCGTCGACCGGTTCGGGCGCGTGCCACCCAACGCCTGCGGAAGTGAGGATTTCTTTGCACCTCTCGTCTCTCAGTACCTCATCGAGCGCGGATGCGAGTTTGAGTATCCTGACGGGCAACCCTTTGCAGTCTGCCTTACCCACGACATCGACCACATATACCAATCGCTTCTTGAGAAAGGGCTGACCGCTGCCGCGGCAATCCGGGACGGGAGATTCCAGAGCGCTCTACAGACGATCCGCCAGATTCAAAACAGACGCCACCCATGGTGCAACCTCCGTGCGATCGCCGAGATTGAGGAGCGTTACGGGGCTAGGTCGAGTTTCTTCATCTTGGCGCTGGATCCCGCCGACCAGGATTATACCTACGATGCTTCGGATCTGGAGAGCGACCTAGGAGAGATAGCAGACGAGGGGTGGGGAGTCGGGTTGCATGGGGGATACCTAGCATCGAACGGCCTTGAAGGGCTCCTAAATGATAAAAGGAGGCTTGAGAAGATCCTCGGAAAACCGGTCCTCGGCTACAGAGCCCATAACCTCAGGTTCAAAGTGCCGGAAACCTGGGAACTGCTCGCAAAGGCGGGATTTCGGTACGACACCACCTATGGACATGCGGGCCGTGCCGGTTTCCGGAACGGCATGTGTCACCCGTTTCGGCCGTTCAATCTGAACACCGGCCGATTTGTCGACATTATGGAACTACCTCTCGCGATCATGGACCGGACGTGCCTCACGTATCTGCAACTTGACGCTCGCACTACCTATGATCTTGCAGTCCGGCTGATCGATACCGTAGCGGCATGCCGCGGTGTGCTGACCATCCTCTGGCACAACACCACCATGGACGGGGCGCTTGTCGGAGCGTACGAGAAGATTCTGCAGCACTGCTCGGAACGCGGGGCATGGATAACGAGCGGAGAGGAGATCTGCTCGTGGTGGCAGAAGCAAGGCACCTGCCCCTCCCCTCAAAAAGAGCAGTCGTCCACGCCGAGGCGAACCTATTCGCCCCAGCCGCCGGTACACTCCGGAGCAGCGGGGCAGTAA
- a CDS encoding glycosyl hydrolase family 28-related protein: MFVLLLVQSVAAAPVVVAAGDGSPAFKARANYACDGFDDQTEIQTALDALPDGGTVVLSDGTFNCSGSIFPAAGTTLLGQGPDATYLEFSRNGILNVSEERVTLDGFHIRGAGYTNMSTNTTLDLGQWLGVLTIYAGSARVYNVTGTADASIQAVFLLLHNPNVYAPTLEDIEFVNCKAVDTGTYGFLHNAWGSENTTIKNVRYENCHATGCGRYGAFNQWVTGFDFAELNSIETLRVSNCSAEGSLESGFHFEWDPEKRDCVFINCSSRNNGQKPYPETYRVGDPDFFGSGFYLPGGQISLINCGAEGNSAFGYFISNPAGMLLYNCTESGTGRLPTTGVSAKPISYCILRSMPVSENPSLVMDYCTSLDSNGWGLFVCGVENALIGNFTLANPAGIDGKGAVLGCLPGELPVNSTVKAGFFNSTVEITASGDRPETLVYATNNTNITYSGKIFSDSPRPVLITGAKAEDVTLAGLKVLPAGEAHLHV; encoded by the coding sequence ATGTTTGTCCTCCTGCTTGTCCAGAGTGTTGCTGCAGCGCCGGTTGTTGTGGCGGCAGGCGACGGCAGTCCGGCGTTTAAGGCCCGGGCGAACTACGCCTGCGACGGGTTCGACGACCAAACGGAGATCCAGACAGCGCTCGATGCGCTACCGGACGGCGGAACGGTCGTCCTCTCCGACGGCACGTTCAACTGTTCCGGGAGCATCTTCCCGGCGGCGGGAACGACGCTTCTCGGGCAGGGGCCGGACGCGACGTATCTTGAGTTCAGCCGGAACGGGATCCTCAATGTCTCGGAGGAGCGTGTCACCCTGGACGGGTTCCATATCAGAGGGGCCGGCTACACGAATATGAGCACGAACACGACCCTCGACCTCGGCCAGTGGCTCGGCGTTCTCACCATCTATGCCGGCAGCGCTCGGGTCTACAACGTTACCGGTACTGCGGACGCAAGCATTCAGGCAGTCTTTCTCCTGCTCCACAACCCGAACGTCTACGCCCCAACGCTCGAGGATATCGAGTTCGTCAACTGCAAGGCCGTGGATACCGGGACGTATGGGTTCCTCCATAATGCTTGGGGCTCGGAGAATACGACAATCAAAAACGTCAGGTATGAGAACTGTCACGCGACCGGCTGCGGCCGATACGGGGCGTTCAACCAGTGGGTGACCGGATTCGACTTTGCAGAGTTAAACAGCATCGAAACTCTCCGCGTGAGCAACTGTTCCGCAGAGGGGAGCCTGGAGTCCGGGTTCCACTTCGAGTGGGACCCCGAGAAGAGGGACTGTGTCTTCATCAACTGCTCAAGCAGGAACAACGGACAGAAACCCTATCCCGAAACCTACCGAGTAGGCGACCCTGACTTCTTCGGGTCCGGCTTCTACCTCCCCGGGGGACAGATATCCCTGATAAACTGCGGGGCCGAAGGAAACAGCGCATTTGGCTACTTTATCAGCAACCCGGCCGGGATGCTTCTGTATAACTGCACCGAGAGCGGCACAGGCCGACTCCCGACAACTGGGGTCTCTGCAAAGCCTATATCTTACTGCATCCTCCGGTCCATGCCCGTCTCCGAGAATCCCTCCCTTGTGATGGACTATTGCACGAGCCTCGACTCGAACGGCTGGGGCCTCTTCGTCTGCGGCGTGGAGAATGCTCTCATCGGAAACTTCACCCTGGCCAATCCGGCGGGTATCGACGGCAAAGGGGCGGTATTGGGGTGTCTTCCCGGTGAACTCCCGGTAAATTCGACGGTCAAGGCAGGCTTCTTCAACTCGACCGTCGAAATCACGGCATCGGGAGATCGGCCGGAGACGCTGGTGTATGCCACAAACAACACAAACATCACGTATTCTGGCAAGATATTCTCCGATTCCCCCCGGCCGGTCCTGATTACGGGGGCGAAGGCAGAGGATGTAACTCTAGCGGGTCTTAAGGTCCTGCCGGCCGGTGAGGCTCATCTTCACGTCTGA